A single region of the Fundulus heteroclitus isolate FHET01 unplaced genomic scaffold, MU-UCD_Fhet_4.1 scaffold_221, whole genome shotgun sequence genome encodes:
- the LOC118559100 gene encoding uncharacterized protein LOC118559100: MWREGLLIKLENMGIGGRMYNWIASFFAERKIRVKVGDEYSRDFKVENGTPQGSVISPLLFNIMINDIFLNLDECIKSALYADDGAIWMRGRNVPHLAKNIKRAVNKIEKWSYEWGFKLSVSKSCYMIFTNKRNIDIGEIKLYDQPIKRVDEFKYLGLWLDSSYTWKTHIKQLETKCKKVINLMKAVAGNDWGADKQSLLNIYRALMRSAIDYGCIVYEAAAKTSLQIVDKLQYRALRLATGATKTTPINALLVEAGDTPLEIRRVRISLSYWIRVKSSSEGNPAKSIIKNCWEYSKFTRKGFGWNVNEWAKMYELEDKTFSQNNPISAVPPWLFPETKVDLKIHEMKREWKHNEVGVKSSIYIRQSFYSFLKIYTDGSKNSKGNVGIGIFIPEFNICICERLTDLLSIYTAEMVAIIFSLQWVEEVRPDRVVICTDSKAAIESIHSGGNSRKDLVIEIYQSLYRLYRYGIEVQFCWVPAHEGVKGNETADKLAKKALGKQNKDQISFGKGEGKSIIKKKETEIWQKIWDEDEKGRRLYRVQKSVIWKNYGKRSRREEIIFTRLRTGHTYLNEFLYIIGKRNNDICEGCAEKENVDHVLMNCIKYAMERERMRKVIMETGRDWSIKGILGTDGDREENMEINKALFLFLHNKK, from the coding sequence ATGTGGAGGGAAGGTTTATTGATAAAGTTGGAAAATATGGGAATAGGGGGAAGAATGTATAACTGGATAGCAAGTTTCTTTGCAGAAAGGAAAATTAGAGTTAAAGTTGGGGATGAATACTCAAGAGATTTTAAAGTAGAAAACGGCACTCCTCAAGGAAGTGTAATTAGTCCTTTACTTTTTAAcattatgattaatgatatatTCTTAAATCTAGATGAATGCATTAAATCAGcactttatgcagatgatggagctATATGGATGAGGGGAAGGAATGTCCCACATTTagctaaaaatattaaaagagctgttaataaaatagaaaaatggtcATACGAATGGGGATTTAAATTGTCGGTAAGTAAATCCTGTTATATGATTTTTACTAATAAAAGGAATATTGATATAGGAGAGATAAAGTTATATGATCAACCTATAAAAAGAGTAGATGAATTCAAATATTTAGGATTATGGCTAGATAGTTCATATACATGGAAAACGCATATTAAGCAGctagaaacaaaatgtaagaaAGTAATAAATCTCATGAAAGCAGTGGCTGGGAATGATTGGGGGGCTGATAAGCAGTCATTATTGAATATATATAGAGCTCTTATGAGATCAGCAATAGATTATGGTTGTATAGTATATgaagcagcagcaaaaacatCATTACAAATTGTAGATAAATTACAATATAGGGCATTAAGATTAGCTACTGGAGCAACGAAGACTACTCCTATTAACGCTCTTTTAGTAGAGGCTGGAGATACTCCGTTAGAAATAAGACGGGTCAGAATATCACTGTCATATTGGATCAGAGTTAAAAGCAGTAGTGAAGGAAATCCAGCAAAAAGCATAATAAAGAATTGTTGGGAATATTCTAAATTCACAAGAAAGGGATTTGGATGGAATGTGaatgaatgggcaaaaatgtacGAGCTGGAGGATAAGACATTCTCACAAAATAATCCAATTAGTGCTGTACCACCATGGTTGTTTCCAGAAACaaaagttgatttaaaaatacatgaaatgaaaagagaatGGAAACATAATGAAGTTGGGGTTAAATCTAGCATATATATCAGACAATcgttttatagttttttaaaaatatacacagacGGGTCAAAAAATTCAAAGGGAAATGTGGGTATAGGGATATTTATCCCAGAGTTTAATATTTGTATATGTGAAAGATTAACAGACCTTTTATCTATATACACAGCAGAAATGgttgcaattatttttagtttacagTGGGTGGAGGAGGTTAGACCGGATAGGGTGGTAATTTGTACAGATTCAAAAGCTGCAATAGAAAGCATTCATTCAGGAGGAAATAGTAGGAAAGACCTGGTAATAGAAATTTATCAGAGTTTATATAGGTTATATAGGTATGGAATAGAGGTTCAGTTCtgttgggtaccagcacatgaaggggtgaaaggaaatgaaacagCAGACAAGCTAGCAAAAAAGGCTTTAGGAAAGCAGAATAAAGATCAGATTTCATTTGGGAAAGGGGAAggtaaatcaataattaaaaagaaagaaacagaaatatggcaaaaaatatgggatgaagatgagaaaggaagaagattatatagggttcaaaaatctgtaatatggaaaaattatggaaaaagaagcagaagggaaGAGATAATTTTTACTAGACTAAGAACTGGACACACATACTTGAATGAGTTTTTGTATATAATAGGGAAGAGAAATAATGATATATGTGAGGGttgtgcagaaaaagaaaatgtggatcatgttttgatgaattgtattaaatatgcaatggaaagagagaggatgaggaaagTAATTATGGAAACAGGGAGAGATTGGAGTATTAAAGGAATTTTAGGGACAGATGGAGATAGGGAAGAAAATATGGaaattaataaagcattgtttttatttttacataacaaaaaataa